The Opitutales bacterium region GGAGTCATCGGGCTGCGAGAGAAGGCCGGTATGGTTGTGCAAAACGGCTTCGGCGACCCCGCCTGTTTCGTTGGCCAAAACGGGGAGTCCGGCTTGTGAGGCTTCGAGGTAGACAAGCCCAAAGCCTTCGATGCTCGAGCCTTCCTGTCGGCTGGTCATGGCGAAAATATCCGCAGCTGAGTAGAGTCGATGTAGATCCCCATCAGAGACCGCTCCTAAAAAGTGGATCGGAATTTTTGATCGGCTCGCGAGGAGTTCGAGTTGTTTTTGGTATGACTTGTCGACCACTCGACCGGCATACCAAATCGCTATGCTGTCATGAAGGTGTTTAGGAAGCTGCTCTGCAGTTTGAAGGAGATGTCGGTGGCCTTTTCGGGGATGAATACGGCCGACGGAGAGAATTATAGTGCGGCCGTTTGCATTAGGGATATTGAGGTGTTGCGGTGCAGCCTTAAGGTTGCGCGGTGCCCCGGGAATCATTTTGATTTTTGTTGGATCTATCCCCGGGAATCGCTCTTGGAGAAGCTTGCTGTTCGCTTCTGAAAGCAAGTGTATTTTTTCGCATTGGCCCAAAAGTCGACGGAACAGCATGCGTCGATGCCTAGACTCCGTGAATTTCAGGATTTCTGATCCGTGCAGAGTGATGATCTTGCGTGGTTTCTGTGGGAAGTTTTTCCGCAATTGGAGATACATCCACGCGAGCACGGCCCCGGGTTCGGCAATGTGTATCAAAGCCCCATCGCCGAATCCATAGCGGCTCATGTATCGGCTTACTTGAAGGGCGTGGCCCACGCGGCAAGACCAATCCATGCTCCCCTTAACGGGTATCGGTATTACGGCAAACGGAGGTGCTGTCTGTGCTTTTATCGCGGCAGTATGGCGACGGGGTACCCAGACGCGAACGCGCTTGTTTAGACACTTGGCCGCGCGCGCAAGTTGATCGGCTACTACCCCTGCGCCGCCATGGCTGGGGTAGAATTCGTGGGTCAGGATGTGTAAGTCGCGACTGTGCGGCATGGGCTTCTTGTAAGCTCCCATTTCCCATGCACAAGGCGTTTAAACTGAAGCTGCACTGTATCGATAGGCCTTCCCATCTCTGAGAATCCTTCCATACCCTGGGAAATGCAGGTGCGAACCCAATACTAAGGATTTATCGGCTGCGAGCTGATCGAATAGCGTTACGCGTGAAACTACGGCTTGCTCAGGATCTAAATCAAATGCGAACTTAATCCCGGGTAAACGCGTATGCAGCTCAGCGTTGTGAAGGGCATCCGCGATCATTTTCACCTCTATGTCGCCGCCATCTATAGTTAAGACACCGTGGCCGGGTGTATGGCCAGAGAAGACATCCAATTGGATTCCGGCAGCTATCTCTTTTCCTGATTCTACTCGGGTGATTTGGTCTCCATATGCACGGGTCATTTGCTGGGCGAGTTGAAATATCCCCAGAGCACTCTCAGGAGCTTGGCTCATAATGGCTTGGTCGTTCCAGAACGTGAATTCCTTCTCTGTGATGATCACCTCTGCGTTAGCGAAGACATTTGATCCGTCAGCCGAAAGCATCCCTCCAATATGATCAGGATGAGCATGGGTTAGGATGACTTTGTCGATTTGCGAAGGAGTCACGCCTAGGGCAGATAATCCGGCGCTTAAATTTCCAAACCCTGGCCCAAACATATCCAACGCTCCAAATCCTGAATCAATCAGAATGGTTTCCTGCTCCGAAGAGAGCAAAAACGCTGATATGGGTCCCGGGATGGTCTGACCTGTCTGTCCCGTTTCCGCCAAAACGGCATCGATCTCTTGTTCAGGACCCGAAAACAGCTCCCGCCCCATTGGGATCATTCCATCTAAGATTGATGTCACTGTATACTGTCCGATAGTCGCCTGGAATAATCCAGGTGTGATGGCTGCCGGGGCCGGTTTTTTCTCCATCGCACGCAGTGGAGTTGCAGCAGCCAATGCTGTGGATGCGATTGCTAAACCGCCAAATTTTCGACGTGATAGATTCGTTGCGCTTTTCATGTTTGGAAATTTGAAGGAGTGAGTGCTGCGATATAAAATGATTCCAGAATGGCACTCAAATCATTGGTAATTAATTTTCAACCGAACGTAGGTCGATGCCAGGTGCTAGACGCATTGCTTCGAGTTCTAGGCGTGTGGCGTTTGTCTGCCGCTTGAGTGTCTCTGCTGCCGAGATATCAGGAACTGGAAAGGCCGCTACACGTGATGCATAGGCGTAGTTTCCTGCTCGTATGAATGGCCGGAGCCGTTCGATTTCGGTTCGATTCAAAAGCGTCGAAGGCCATGGTGTGGTGAGAAAGCTGCGTCCCATGAAATCAAGAAGTGTGGTGCCTCGGATTCGCTCGCCGTTCTCGATTCGTCTGGGTGCATTAAAGCTTATCCAGGGTCGATCATCAGAGTTGATCGGATACTCTTCCAACTGATCATTCATAGTTTTGAGGTCGCCGATCAATGCGAGGCGTGCGTTGCCGACTGAGCGGAAAAAAAGAGACTGGTCGCGCAGGTATTGTATGGTCGGATGTTGAAGTCGATCTAAGATGCTCGCCTCTGAAATGTCGAAAGGGTGGGCGCTACCCAACAAGGCAATAGTGGGCTGAATAGCGTCGAAGTTACCACGGAGTATCAGCGCATGCTCAAATACTTCGGAGAATGTGCGCATGATGACTTGCATGGATT contains the following coding sequences:
- a CDS encoding glycosyltransferase family 4 protein gives rise to the protein MPHSRDLHILTHEFYPSHGGAGVVADQLARAAKCLNKRVRVWVPRRHTAAIKAQTAPPFAVIPIPVKGSMDWSCRVGHALQVSRYMSRYGFGDGALIHIAEPGAVLAWMYLQLRKNFPQKPRKIITLHGSEILKFTESRHRRMLFRRLLGQCEKIHLLSEANSKLLQERFPGIDPTKIKMIPGAPRNLKAAPQHLNIPNANGRTIILSVGRIHPRKGHRHLLQTAEQLPKHLHDSIAIWYAGRVVDKSYQKQLELLASRSKIPIHFLGAVSDGDLHRLYSAADIFAMTSRQEGSSIEGFGLVYLEASQAGLPVLANETGGVAEAVLHNHTGLLSQPDDSATLLKNLRQLIEQAALRNRLGENGRAFAAQHSWLEAARSLYC
- a CDS encoding MBL fold metallo-hydrolase, with protein sequence MKSATNLSRRKFGGLAIASTALAAATPLRAMEKKPAPAAITPGLFQATIGQYTVTSILDGMIPMGRELFSGPEQEIDAVLAETGQTGQTIPGPISAFLLSSEQETILIDSGFGALDMFGPGFGNLSAGLSALGVTPSQIDKVILTHAHPDHIGGMLSADGSNVFANAEVIITEKEFTFWNDQAIMSQAPESALGIFQLAQQMTRAYGDQITRVESGKEIAAGIQLDVFSGHTPGHGVLTIDGGDIEVKMIADALHNAELHTRLPGIKFAFDLDPEQAVVSRVTLFDQLAADKSLVLGSHLHFPGYGRILRDGKAYRYSAASV